The Streptomyces seoulensis genome contains a region encoding:
- a CDS encoding amino acid ABC transporter ATP-binding protein: protein MTTPEISVEGLHKSFGDNHVLRGIDLEIGQGEVVCVIGPSGSGKSTLLRCVNLLEEPQQGTITVGGTEITDPDVDIDAVRRRIGMVFQQFNLFPHLDVTENLTLPQRRVLGRDKAAAEKVAAENLARVGLADKAHAYPSSLSGGQQQRVAIARSLAMGPEVMLFDEPTSALDPELVGDVLAVMRGLAEEGMTMMVVTHEMTFAREVADRVVFMDGGVIVEQGTPEEVIGNPKNERTRHFLSRVLDPAMAEVDDVPGKTAE, encoded by the coding sequence GTGACCACCCCCGAGATCAGCGTCGAGGGGCTGCACAAGTCCTTCGGCGACAACCACGTCCTGCGCGGCATCGACCTGGAAATCGGCCAAGGCGAGGTGGTCTGCGTCATCGGGCCGTCCGGCTCCGGCAAGTCCACCCTGCTGCGCTGCGTCAACCTGCTGGAGGAACCCCAGCAGGGCACGATCACCGTCGGCGGCACCGAGATCACCGACCCGGACGTGGACATCGACGCCGTACGCCGCCGTATCGGCATGGTGTTCCAGCAGTTCAACCTCTTCCCGCACCTCGACGTCACCGAGAACCTCACGCTGCCCCAGCGCCGGGTCCTCGGGCGGGACAAGGCCGCCGCGGAGAAGGTCGCCGCGGAGAACCTGGCCCGGGTCGGGCTCGCCGACAAGGCACACGCCTACCCGTCCTCGCTCTCCGGCGGCCAGCAGCAGCGCGTGGCCATCGCCCGCTCGCTCGCCATGGGCCCCGAGGTCATGCTCTTCGACGAACCGACCTCCGCGCTCGACCCCGAGCTGGTCGGTGACGTGCTCGCGGTCATGCGGGGGCTCGCCGAGGAGGGCATGACGATGATGGTCGTCACCCACGAGATGACCTTCGCCCGCGAGGTCGCCGACCGCGTCGTCTTCATGGACGGCGGCGTCATCGTCGAGCAGGGCACCCCCGAGGAGGTCATCGGGAACCCGAAGAACGAGCGGACCCGGCACTTCCTCTCCCGCGTCCTGGACCCGGCGATGGCCGAGGTCGATGACGTGCCAGGCAAGACGGCGGAGTAG
- a CDS encoding amidohydrolase family protein: MSDHAVLHVKGRVLAGPDDVRDELWVVGGRVTYDRPAGAGDITTVQGWALPGLVDAHCHVGLGADGPVDADTAEKQALTDREAGALLIRDAGSPSDTRWVDDRDDLPKIIRAGRHIARTRRYIRGYAHEIEPADLVAYVGQEARRGDGWVKLVGDWIDRGLGDLAPCWPREAVEAGIAEAHRLGARVTAHCFAESSLRDLVESGIDCVEHATGLTPELIPLFAERGVAIVPTLVNIATFPDLAAGGDDKYPRWSAHMRRLHERRYDTVRDAYDAGIPVYVGTDAGGSLPHGLVAAEVAELVTAGIPPLEALAATSWAARAWLGRPGLEEGAPADLVVYESDPRADVRVLAAPRRVVLNGRVVQ; encoded by the coding sequence ATGAGCGATCACGCGGTGCTGCACGTGAAGGGGCGGGTCCTGGCCGGGCCCGACGACGTCCGCGACGAGCTGTGGGTGGTCGGCGGCCGCGTCACCTACGACCGCCCCGCCGGAGCCGGTGACATCACGACCGTCCAGGGCTGGGCGCTGCCCGGCCTGGTCGACGCCCACTGCCATGTCGGCCTCGGCGCGGACGGGCCGGTCGACGCGGACACCGCCGAGAAGCAGGCGCTCACCGACCGCGAGGCCGGGGCCCTGCTGATCCGCGACGCCGGTTCCCCCTCCGACACCCGCTGGGTGGACGACCGCGACGACCTCCCGAAGATCATCCGCGCCGGACGGCACATCGCCCGCACCCGCCGCTACATCCGGGGCTACGCCCACGAGATCGAGCCCGCCGACCTGGTGGCCTACGTCGGCCAGGAGGCGCGGCGCGGCGACGGCTGGGTCAAGCTGGTGGGCGACTGGATCGACCGGGGCCTCGGTGACCTGGCGCCCTGCTGGCCGCGCGAGGCGGTCGAGGCGGGCATCGCGGAGGCGCACCGGCTGGGCGCGCGGGTCACCGCGCACTGCTTCGCGGAGAGTTCGCTGCGCGATCTGGTGGAGTCGGGCATCGACTGCGTCGAGCACGCCACCGGCCTCACCCCCGAGCTGATCCCGCTGTTCGCGGAGCGCGGCGTCGCCATCGTGCCGACCCTGGTCAACATCGCCACCTTCCCGGACCTGGCGGCGGGCGGCGACGACAAGTACCCCCGCTGGTCGGCACATATGCGACGCCTCCATGAGCGGCGCTACGACACGGTGCGCGACGCCTATGACGCGGGCATCCCGGTGTACGTCGGCACCGACGCGGGCGGCTCGCTGCCGCACGGGCTGGTCGCCGCCGAGGTGGCGGAACTGGTCACCGCGGGCATCCCGCCCCTCGAAGCGCTGGCCGCGACCAGTTGGGCCGCCCGCGCCTGGCTGGGCCGCCCCGGCCTGGAGGAGGGCGCCCCCGCCGACCTGGTGGTCTACGAGTCCGACCCGCGCGCCGATGTACGGGTGCTCGCGGCGCCCCGCCGGGTCGTGCTGAACGGGCGGGTCGTGCAGTAG
- a CDS encoding SCO1860 family LAETG-anchored protein, translating into MNSDNFRMPARRSAAAATAAALAAAPLLLGASPAHATGGHGHASAAVLRAGLDVSLLHHTADVPLTLSLNEVRAPGSADRTALSARLDGVNGGRPFSVLRADVASARATATDERAEGSVRLTDARLHVPGLPLLSLIEVGTVTARATCAAGAEPEAEANVLGAVTVFGKRTTLTAGGPTEVRVPGVGEVRLDLAEHRTTSGTAAATALRLKVSVNPLRLNVAEVTGTVTLAEASCETPAGEEAAPGEAPEPAAPAAPAAPEQEESGEAPAPQVEPQGTHSNLAETGGSSFTPYIAGGALALLLLGGGAVTVARRRRG; encoded by the coding sequence TTGAACAGCGACAACTTCCGCATGCCCGCACGCCGTTCCGCCGCCGCCGCGACGGCCGCCGCCCTCGCGGCGGCGCCCCTGCTCCTGGGCGCGAGCCCGGCGCACGCCACCGGCGGCCACGGACACGCCTCCGCCGCCGTCCTGCGCGCCGGGCTCGACGTGTCCCTGCTCCACCACACCGCCGACGTCCCGCTCACGCTCTCCCTCAACGAGGTCCGCGCACCGGGCAGCGCCGACCGCACGGCCCTGTCGGCCAGGCTCGACGGTGTGAACGGCGGCCGGCCCTTCTCCGTGCTGCGCGCCGACGTGGCCTCGGCCAGAGCCACCGCCACCGACGAGCGCGCCGAGGGCTCGGTCCGGCTGACCGACGCCCGGCTGCACGTGCCCGGACTCCCACTGCTCTCCCTGATCGAGGTCGGCACGGTCACCGCGCGGGCCACCTGCGCGGCCGGGGCGGAGCCCGAGGCCGAGGCGAACGTGCTCGGCGCCGTCACCGTGTTCGGCAAGCGCACCACCCTCACGGCGGGCGGCCCGACGGAGGTGCGGGTGCCCGGTGTCGGCGAGGTCCGCCTCGACCTCGCCGAGCACCGGACCACCTCCGGCACGGCCGCGGCCACCGCGCTCCGGCTCAAGGTCTCGGTGAACCCGCTCCGGCTGAACGTGGCCGAGGTGACGGGCACGGTCACGCTGGCGGAGGCGAGCTGTGAGACACCGGCGGGGGAGGAGGCGGCTCCCGGTGAGGCCCCCGAGCCGGCCGCGCCCGCCGCGCCCGCCGCGCCCGAGCAGGAGGAGTCCGGTGAGGCACCCGCTCCCCAGGTCGAGCCCCAGGGCACCCACAGCAACCTCGCCGAGACCGGCGGCAGTTCGTTCACCCCGTACATCGCGGGCGGTGCTCTGGCCCTGCTCCTGCTGGGCGGCGGCGCGGTGACGGTGGCCCGCAGGCGCCGGGGGTGA
- the sigJ gene encoding RNA polymerase sigma factor SigJ: MGTVEDSGERRQLLNMAYRLLGSVTEAEDAVQDAYTRWYGLPDGRRAEILSPGAWLTTVTGRICLDLLGSARLRRERYVGAWLPEPLPDRAEWDGTGEADPADLIVRDESVAMAFLVVLESMTPAERVAFVLHDVFRYPFAEIAEVLGRTPAACKQLAASARRRVGTARAPAPVRADVVRRVKEAWETKDIAALVGLLDPAAVMTADGGGMVGTVLRPVEGGPGIARYMAAIADRAPGLELLERSVNGLPGLVARRDGAVVTVAAFEIDGDRVTRIWVVRNPEKLRPWAPQPS; this comes from the coding sequence ATGGGGACGGTGGAGGACAGCGGCGAGCGACGCCAACTGCTCAACATGGCGTACCGGTTGCTCGGCTCGGTGACCGAGGCCGAGGACGCCGTACAGGACGCGTACACGCGCTGGTACGGGCTGCCGGACGGCCGGCGGGCGGAGATCCTGTCGCCCGGCGCCTGGCTGACCACGGTGACCGGCCGGATCTGCCTGGACCTGCTCGGCTCGGCGCGCCTTCGCCGGGAGCGGTACGTCGGCGCGTGGCTGCCCGAGCCGCTGCCCGACCGTGCCGAGTGGGATGGCACGGGCGAGGCCGATCCCGCCGACCTGATCGTGCGGGACGAGTCGGTGGCGATGGCGTTCCTGGTCGTCCTGGAGTCGATGACACCGGCCGAACGGGTCGCGTTCGTGCTGCACGACGTCTTCCGGTACCCGTTCGCGGAGATCGCGGAGGTGCTCGGGCGGACCCCGGCGGCCTGCAAGCAGTTGGCGGCCTCCGCGCGGCGGCGGGTGGGCACCGCGCGGGCTCCGGCGCCGGTGCGGGCCGACGTGGTGCGGCGGGTGAAGGAGGCGTGGGAGACGAAGGACATCGCCGCCCTCGTCGGCCTCCTCGACCCGGCCGCCGTGATGACCGCCGACGGCGGCGGCATGGTGGGCACCGTCCTGCGGCCGGTCGAGGGCGGCCCGGGCATCGCCCGGTACATGGCCGCCATCGCGGACCGGGCTCCCGGCCTCGAACTCCTGGAGCGCTCGGTCAACGGCCTGCCCGGCCTGGTGGCCCGCCGCGACGGGGCGGTGGTCACCGTCGCCGCCTTCGAGATCGACGGCGACCGCGTCACCCGGATCTGGGTGGTGCGCAATCCGGAGAAACTGCGGCCTTGGGCACCTCAGCCCTCCTGA
- the cobC gene encoding Rv2231c family pyridoxal phosphate-dependent protein CobC — translation MRTETGPDLRHHGDAEVRDAGADLVDLAVNVRADTPPRWLREEIAASLTGLAAYPDGREARAAVARRHGLPVERVLLTAGAAEAFVLLARALRVRRPVVVHPQFTEPEAALRDAGHTVERVLLSARDGFRLDPAAVPEDADLVIVGNPTNPTSVLHPAGVLTRLARPGRTLVVDEAFMDAVPGEREALAGRTDVPGLVVLRSLTKTWGLAGLRVGYVLAPPETVAALERAQPLWPVSTPALAATRACVAPRALAEAAHAAHRTAADRAHLLTGMAELAPYGLKVTGPAEAPFVLLELPGAQRVRHRLRELGYAVRRGDTFPGLGPGWLRVAVRDRTTMAGFVQALGTVLTQEG, via the coding sequence ATGCGCACTGAGACCGGGCCCGATCTGCGGCACCACGGGGACGCCGAGGTCCGCGACGCCGGGGCGGACCTGGTGGACCTCGCCGTCAACGTCCGCGCGGACACGCCCCCGCGCTGGCTGCGTGAGGAGATCGCCGCCTCGCTGACCGGTCTAGCGGCCTACCCGGACGGGCGGGAGGCGCGGGCGGCGGTGGCTCGGCGGCACGGGCTGCCGGTGGAGCGGGTGCTGCTGACGGCGGGCGCTGCGGAGGCGTTCGTGCTGCTGGCGCGCGCGCTTCGGGTGCGGCGGCCGGTGGTGGTGCATCCGCAGTTCACCGAGCCGGAGGCGGCGCTGCGGGACGCGGGGCACACGGTGGAGCGGGTGCTGCTGAGCGCGCGGGACGGGTTCCGGCTGGACCCGGCGGCGGTGCCCGAGGACGCGGATCTGGTGATCGTCGGCAATCCGACGAACCCGACCTCGGTCCTCCACCCTGCCGGGGTGCTGACGCGACTCGCCCGTCCTGGGCGGACGCTGGTGGTCGACGAGGCGTTCATGGACGCGGTGCCGGGTGAGCGGGAGGCGCTGGCCGGGCGGACGGACGTGCCGGGGCTGGTCGTGCTGCGCAGCCTCACCAAGACCTGGGGCCTGGCCGGGCTCCGGGTCGGGTACGTGCTCGCGCCGCCGGAGACGGTCGCCGCCCTGGAGCGCGCCCAGCCGCTGTGGCCGGTGTCCACTCCGGCCCTGGCCGCGACACGGGCCTGCGTGGCCCCCCGCGCCCTCGCCGAAGCGGCCCACGCGGCCCACCGCACGGCCGCCGACCGCGCCCATCTCCTCACCGGAATGGCGGAGTTGGCGCCGTACGGCCTCAAGGTGACCGGCCCCGCGGAGGCCCCCTTCGTCCTGCTGGAGCTACCGGGCGCACAGCGCGTACGGCACCGGCTGCGCGAGCTGGGCTACGCGGTCCGGCGCGGGGACACCTTCCCCGGCCTCGGCCCCGGCTGGCTCCGGGTGGCGGTGCGGGACCGGACGACGATGGCGGGGTTCGTCCAGGCGCTGGGCACGGTGCTGACTCAGGAGGGCTGA
- a CDS encoding sirohydrochlorin chelatase, producing MTTQPALLIAGHGTRDEAGAEAFRDFVKELGRRHPELPVAGGFIELSPPPLGEAVTELVERGVRRFAAVPLMLVSAGHAKGDIPAALAREKERHPGLTYTYGRPLGPHPALLSVLERRLDEALAGSGREDVTVLLVGRGSTDPDANAEVCKAARLLWEGRGYAGVETAFVSLAAPDVPSGLDRVARLGARRVVVLPYFLFTGILPERVRRQTEEWAAAHPEVEVRSADVIGPEPELLDLVMERYAEAVAGDLRMNCDSCVYRIALPGFEDKVGAPQQPHFHPDDDGHDHGHGHGHHHGGHSHSHAH from the coding sequence GTGACCACCCAGCCCGCCCTGCTCATCGCCGGACACGGCACCCGTGACGAGGCCGGAGCCGAGGCGTTCCGCGACTTCGTGAAGGAGCTGGGCCGCCGCCATCCCGAACTGCCCGTCGCGGGCGGCTTCATCGAGCTGTCGCCGCCCCCGCTCGGCGAGGCCGTCACCGAGCTGGTCGAGCGGGGCGTACGCCGCTTCGCCGCCGTGCCGCTGATGCTGGTGTCCGCCGGCCACGCCAAGGGCGACATACCGGCGGCGCTGGCCCGCGAGAAGGAGCGCCACCCTGGCCTCACCTACACCTACGGCCGCCCCCTCGGGCCGCACCCCGCCCTGCTGAGCGTGCTGGAACGCCGGCTGGACGAGGCCCTCGCGGGCAGCGGCCGGGAGGACGTGACCGTACTGCTGGTCGGGCGCGGCTCCACCGACCCGGACGCCAACGCCGAGGTGTGCAAGGCGGCCCGGCTGCTGTGGGAGGGGCGCGGGTACGCCGGGGTGGAGACGGCGTTCGTGTCGCTGGCGGCGCCGGACGTGCCGAGCGGCCTGGACCGGGTGGCCCGGCTCGGGGCGCGGCGGGTCGTGGTGCTGCCGTACTTCCTGTTCACCGGCATCCTGCCGGAGCGGGTGCGGCGGCAGACCGAGGAGTGGGCGGCCGCGCACCCGGAGGTCGAGGTGCGTTCGGCGGACGTGATCGGGCCGGAGCCGGAGCTGCTGGACCTGGTGATGGAGCGGTACGCGGAGGCCGTGGCCGGTGACCTGCGCATGAACTGCGACTCCTGCGTGTACCGGATCGCGCTGCCGGGCTTCGAGGACAAGGTGGGCGCTCCGCAGCAGCCGCACTTCCACCCGGACGACGACGGCCACGACCACGGGCATGGCCACGGCCACCACCACGGCGGGCACAGTCACAGCCATGCGCACTGA
- a CDS encoding precorrin-8X methylmutase gives MNRVVHPIEQESFRRLRARLDTSGFPPLTRAVVERVIHSAADLDYATDLVTTEDDLRRGHTALHAGAPVVVDVEMVAAGITRRDTVCRLREAKSSDGLTRSAHAIRLAYEQVGPGALWVIGCAPTALEELLTLDADPALVIGLPVGFVGAAESKEALRASGLPAVSNVSEKGGSAVAAAALNALLYHPTSPEETP, from the coding sequence GTGAACCGTGTCGTCCACCCCATCGAGCAGGAGTCGTTCCGGCGGCTGCGCGCCCGCCTGGACACCTCCGGCTTCCCGCCGCTGACCCGTGCGGTGGTGGAGCGGGTCATCCACTCCGCCGCCGACCTCGACTACGCCACCGACCTCGTCACGACCGAGGACGACCTCAGGCGCGGGCACACCGCGCTGCACGCGGGGGCGCCGGTCGTCGTGGACGTGGAGATGGTGGCGGCCGGGATCACCCGCCGCGACACCGTCTGCCGACTGCGGGAGGCCAAGTCCTCCGACGGCCTGACCCGTTCGGCGCACGCGATACGACTCGCCTACGAGCAGGTCGGCCCCGGCGCCCTGTGGGTGATCGGCTGCGCGCCGACCGCGCTGGAGGAACTGCTCACCCTCGACGCCGACCCGGCGCTCGTCATCGGGCTGCCCGTCGGCTTCGTGGGCGCCGCCGAGTCCAAGGAGGCGCTGCGCGCGAGCGGGCTGCCCGCCGTGAGCAACGTGTCCGAGAAGGGCGGTTCGGCGGTCGCCGCCGCCGCGCTCAACGCCCTGCTGTACCACCCGACTTCCCCCGAGGAGACACCGTGA
- the cobJ gene encoding precorrin-3B C(17)-methyltransferase, with protein MIGLISATAAGAAARDRLAAAWPDRTRVYEGPVGEAVRTAFAECDRLVCFLATGATVRLLAPLLGDKAADPGVVCVDEGGRFAVSLVGGHGGGANELAREVGELLGAEPVVTTATDAVGLAGLDTLGLPVEGAVAAVSRALLDGEPVALAAELAWPLPPVPFAEQGAYTVRLTDRAVQTGPHEVLLRPPSLVVGVGASKGAPAEEVLGLIGEALREAGLSVLSVAELATVDAKSEEPGIVAAAERLGVPLVTYPADELAAVTVPNPSDAPLAAVGTPSVAEAAALRQGGELLVPKRKSAATPAMATCAVVRRPGRGRLAVVGLGPGARDLLTPRAAAELRRASVLVGLDQYVDQIRDLIRPGTRVLESGLGAEEERARTAVAEARKGHAVALIGSGDAGVYAMASPALAEASDDIEVIGVPGVTAALAAGAILGAPLGHDHVSISLSDLHTPWEVIERRVRAAAEADIVVTFYNPRSRGRDWQLPKALAVLAEHREPGTPVGVVRNASRPDESARLTTLAELDPATVDMMTVVTVGNTATRDIAGRMVTPRGYRWQHAPEGAR; from the coding sequence GTGATCGGCCTGATTTCCGCCACCGCGGCGGGGGCGGCGGCCCGCGACCGGCTGGCCGCGGCCTGGCCGGACCGTACCCGCGTGTACGAAGGCCCGGTCGGGGAGGCCGTGCGAACGGCTTTCGCGGAGTGCGACCGGCTGGTGTGCTTCCTGGCCACCGGCGCCACGGTCCGGCTGCTGGCCCCGCTGCTCGGGGACAAGGCGGCCGATCCGGGCGTGGTGTGTGTGGACGAGGGCGGCCGGTTCGCGGTGTCGCTGGTCGGCGGGCACGGCGGCGGCGCCAATGAACTGGCGCGCGAGGTGGGTGAGTTGCTGGGTGCGGAGCCGGTGGTGACGACGGCGACGGACGCGGTGGGTCTGGCCGGTCTCGACACCCTCGGCCTGCCGGTGGAGGGCGCGGTCGCGGCGGTGTCGCGGGCGTTGCTGGACGGTGAACCGGTGGCGCTGGCGGCCGAGTTGGCCTGGCCACTGCCCCCGGTGCCCTTCGCCGAGCAGGGCGCGTACACGGTGCGGTTGACCGACCGGGCTGTCCAAACCGGCCCGCATGAGGTGCTGTTGCGGCCGCCGTCGCTGGTCGTCGGGGTCGGTGCGTCGAAGGGAGCGCCCGCCGAGGAGGTGCTCGGGCTGATCGGGGAGGCGCTGCGCGAGGCGGGGCTCTCGGTGCTGTCGGTGGCCGAACTCGCCACCGTGGACGCCAAGTCGGAGGAGCCCGGCATCGTGGCCGCCGCCGAACGGCTGGGCGTGCCCCTGGTGACGTACCCGGCGGACGAGCTGGCCGCCGTGACCGTGCCGAACCCCTCCGACGCGCCCCTCGCGGCGGTCGGCACCCCGTCCGTTGCGGAGGCCGCCGCGCTCAGACAAGGCGGCGAACTCCTCGTACCCAAGCGGAAGTCGGCGGCCACGCCCGCCATGGCGACCTGCGCGGTGGTACGGCGTCCCGGCCGGGGCCGGCTCGCGGTGGTCGGGCTCGGTCCTGGCGCCCGCGATCTGCTCACCCCGCGCGCGGCCGCCGAACTGCGCCGCGCCTCGGTGCTGGTGGGCCTGGACCAGTACGTCGACCAGATCCGCGACCTGATCCGGCCCGGCACCCGGGTGCTGGAGTCGGGGCTCGGCGCGGAGGAGGAGCGGGCCCGTACGGCGGTCGCGGAGGCCCGCAAGGGGCACGCGGTGGCGCTGATCGGCAGCGGGGACGCGGGCGTGTACGCCATGGCCTCCCCCGCGCTCGCGGAGGCGTCCGACGACATCGAGGTGATCGGCGTACCGGGTGTGACGGCGGCCCTCGCGGCCGGAGCGATCCTGGGCGCGCCGCTGGGCCACGACCACGTGTCGATCAGCCTCTCCGACCTGCACACCCCGTGGGAGGTCATCGAGCGCCGGGTGCGCGCGGCCGCCGAGGCGGACATCGTGGTGACCTTCTACAACCCCCGCTCGCGCGGCCGGGACTGGCAGCTCCCCAAGGCGCTCGCCGTCCTCGCCGAGCACCGGGAGCCGGGGACGCCGGTCGGTGTGGTGCGCAACGCCTCCCGGCCGGACGAGTCCGCCCGGCTGACCACGCTCGCCGAACTCGACCCGGCGACCGTCGACATGATGACGGTGGTCACCGTCGGCAACACCGCCACCCGGGACATCGCCGGGCGCATGGTGACCCCGCGCGGCTACCGCTGGCAGCACGCCCCGGAGGGAGCCCGGTGA
- the cbiE gene encoding precorrin-6y C5,15-methyltransferase (decarboxylating) subunit CbiE: MITVVGAGTGTPVPPDALTGAELVVGGQRHLDAAPVPEGAARVVLGPLAPALDAMERYVAEERPVTVLASGDPGFFGIVRVLAERFGAGLLDVRPGVSSVAGAFARLGLTWDDAVVVSAHGRDLRTAVNVCRARPKVAVLTGPGSGPAELGARLDGTGRVLVVVRALGDPERERVERVTPAEAAARDWGPAVSVVLCLDETRDEDGPRTVAGAGAGPARWALPESAFTHRDSMITKFEVRALALARLGPRLGDLVWDVGAGSGSVAVECARMGAAVTAVEKTEDGAGRVRANARAHGVDVHVVHGAAPEALASLDEPDAVFVGGGGRNLPAVVGVCAERARRTVVVAVAALDRVPAVREALTRAGLSCDGVLLQSSRLAPLPGEVTRLAAANPVFLLWGDRLPARTEGGVQ, from the coding sequence TTGATCACGGTCGTCGGCGCGGGAACGGGCACCCCGGTCCCGCCGGACGCGCTCACCGGGGCGGAGCTGGTGGTCGGCGGGCAGCGCCATCTGGACGCGGCTCCGGTGCCCGAGGGCGCGGCACGGGTGGTGCTCGGCCCGCTGGCGCCCGCCCTGGACGCGATGGAGAGGTACGTGGCCGAGGAGCGGCCGGTGACGGTGCTGGCCTCGGGCGATCCGGGGTTCTTCGGGATCGTGCGGGTGCTGGCGGAGCGCTTCGGGGCCGGGCTGCTGGATGTGCGGCCGGGGGTGTCGTCGGTGGCGGGCGCCTTCGCCCGGCTCGGGCTGACCTGGGACGACGCGGTCGTGGTGAGCGCGCACGGGCGGGACCTCCGTACGGCGGTGAACGTGTGCCGGGCGCGCCCGAAGGTCGCCGTGCTGACCGGGCCGGGGTCGGGTCCGGCCGAGCTGGGTGCCCGGCTGGACGGCACCGGCCGGGTGCTGGTCGTGGTGCGCGCGCTCGGCGATCCGGAGCGGGAACGGGTGGAGCGGGTGACGCCCGCCGAGGCCGCGGCGCGGGACTGGGGTCCGGCGGTGAGCGTGGTGCTGTGCCTGGACGAGACGCGTGACGAGGACGGTCCGCGCACGGTCGCCGGGGCGGGTGCCGGGCCCGCGCGGTGGGCGCTGCCGGAGAGCGCGTTCACGCACCGGGACTCGATGATCACCAAGTTCGAGGTGCGGGCGCTGGCGCTCGCCCGGCTCGGGCCGCGCCTGGGCGACCTGGTGTGGGACGTGGGCGCGGGTTCGGGTTCGGTGGCGGTGGAGTGCGCGCGCATGGGCGCGGCCGTGACCGCCGTGGAGAAGACCGAGGACGGCGCCGGGCGGGTACGGGCCAACGCGCGCGCCCACGGCGTGGACGTGCACGTCGTGCACGGCGCGGCTCCGGAGGCGCTGGCCTCTCTCGACGAGCCAGACGCGGTGTTCGTGGGCGGTGGCGGGCGGAATCTGCCCGCCGTGGTCGGCGTCTGCGCCGAGCGGGCCCGGCGCACGGTCGTGGTGGCCGTCGCCGCGCTGGACCGGGTGCCGGCGGTGCGCGAGGCGCTGACGCGGGCCGGGCTGAGCTGCGACGGCGTGCTGTTGCAGTCGTCGCGGCTGGCGCCGCTGCCCGGTGAGGTGACCCGGCTGGCCGCGGCCAACCCCGTTTTCCTGCTGTGGGGCGACCGCCTCCCGGCACGGACTGAAGGAGGAGTTCAGTGA
- the cobM gene encoding precorrin-4 C(11)-methyltransferase produces MADAPAGKVTFVGAGPGAADLLTFRAARAIAEADVVIWAASLVRPEVLEHARADAEILDSATLSLEDVVAVYRRAHEEGLKVARVHSGDPALWGGTQEQWDRCAEVGIATEIVPGVSSFSAVAALAGRELTIPEVAQSVILTRLGGGKTPMPPGEEVREFARHGTTMAVFLSAARSGQLVRELLEGGYPTSTPVVVAHQVTWPEELVVRCTIGTLEETVKEHKLWKHTLFLVGAALDAHGTRSHLYHPGHFHGFRKADPEARRALRERGASS; encoded by the coding sequence ATGGCCGATGCCCCCGCCGGCAAGGTGACGTTCGTCGGTGCCGGGCCCGGTGCCGCCGACCTGCTGACGTTCCGCGCGGCCCGCGCGATCGCGGAGGCGGACGTGGTGATCTGGGCGGCCAGCCTGGTCCGGCCCGAGGTGCTGGAGCACGCCCGCGCGGACGCGGAGATCCTGGACTCGGCCACGCTGTCCCTGGAGGACGTGGTGGCCGTGTACCGGCGCGCTCACGAGGAGGGGCTGAAGGTGGCCCGCGTGCACTCCGGGGACCCGGCGCTGTGGGGCGGCACGCAGGAGCAGTGGGACCGGTGCGCGGAGGTCGGGATCGCCACGGAGATCGTGCCGGGCGTCTCGTCGTTCTCGGCGGTCGCCGCGCTCGCGGGGCGGGAGCTGACCATCCCGGAGGTGGCCCAGTCGGTGATCCTGACCCGGCTCGGCGGCGGCAAGACGCCGATGCCGCCCGGTGAGGAGGTCCGCGAGTTCGCCCGGCACGGCACCACGATGGCGGTGTTCCTGTCGGCGGCGCGCAGCGGCCAGTTGGTGCGCGAGCTGCTGGAGGGCGGCTACCCGACCTCCACCCCGGTCGTCGTCGCCCATCAGGTGACCTGGCCGGAGGAGCTGGTGGTGCGGTGCACCATCGGCACCCTGGAGGAGACGGTCAAGGAGCACAAGCTGTGGAAGCACACCCTGTTCCTGGTCGGCGCGGCGCTGGACGCGCACGGCACCCGCTCGCACCTGTACCACCCCGGCCACTTCCACGGCTTCCGCAAGGCCGACCCCGAGGCGCGGCGGGCGCTGCGTGAGCGGGGGGCGAGCAGTTGA